From the Streptomyces syringium genome, one window contains:
- a CDS encoding SDR family NAD(P)-dependent oxidoreductase: protein MTGKVWFITVSARGLGREIAEAALRAGDRVAATTHDEGCLDGLARSYGSDLLPLPLDVTDPAAARRAVDEAVRAFGRIDVVVNNAGHVDPESAPEAVGDTRLSAVVNVTKAALPVLRRQGKGHLLTLSAPGLSPDHLADVAVSGFSEVLAREVAPLGIKVTVIEPGGSGSGFRQEGFPRAADDPADVADTVRRLVELDEPPIHVVLGPDDAPARPADVVRRHLDEVVNGGDVGLVDELWAEDLHCRGGILGECHGLDEWKGFMAANRGALADLHLDVKDVVASGDKVVVRFVGSAIHSRAFLGVPATGRKAEWLGIGIYTVRDGKITDAWFGEDWLGMLLQLGAVTLPTA, encoded by the coding sequence ATGACCGGCAAGGTGTGGTTCATCACCGTGAGCGCCCGTGGCCTGGGACGGGAGATCGCCGAAGCGGCCCTGCGTGCCGGCGACCGCGTCGCCGCGACCACCCATGACGAGGGGTGCCTCGACGGGCTCGCACGGTCCTACGGCAGTGACCTCCTGCCCCTTCCGCTCGACGTGACCGACCCGGCCGCGGCCCGCCGGGCCGTCGACGAGGCGGTGCGGGCCTTCGGGCGGATCGACGTCGTCGTGAACAACGCGGGCCACGTGGATCCGGAATCCGCTCCGGAGGCCGTCGGGGACACCCGTCTGTCAGCAGTCGTCAACGTCACCAAGGCGGCCCTGCCCGTGCTGCGCCGGCAGGGGAAGGGGCACCTCCTCACCTTGTCCGCACCGGGCCTCTCCCCGGACCACCTCGCCGATGTGGCCGTGAGCGGCTTCAGCGAGGTGCTCGCCCGGGAGGTCGCCCCGCTCGGGATCAAGGTCACGGTGATCGAGCCCGGCGGCTCCGGATCCGGCTTCCGCCAGGAGGGTTTCCCCCGCGCGGCCGACGACCCGGCGGACGTCGCGGACACCGTCCGCCGCCTCGTGGAGCTGGACGAACCACCGATACACGTCGTGCTGGGACCTGACGACGCCCCGGCCCGCCCCGCAGACGTCGTCAGACGACACCTCGACGAAGTGGTCAACGGCGGCGACGTCGGCCTCGTCGACGAACTGTGGGCGGAAGACCTCCATTGCCGCGGCGGCATCCTGGGGGAGTGCCACGGCCTCGACGAGTGGAAAGGGTTCATGGCGGCGAACCGGGGTGCCCTCGCCGACCTGCACCTGGACGTCAAGGACGTCGTCGCGAGCGGCGACAAGGTGGTGGTCCGGTTCGTCGGAAGCGCCATCCACTCCCGGGCGTTCCTGGGGGTACCGGCCACCGGAAGGAAAGCCGAATGGCTCGGCATCGGCATCTACACCGTCCGGGACGGCAAGATAACCGACGCGTGGTTCGGCGAGGACTGGCTGGGCATGCTGCTCCAGCTCGGTGCCGTCACTCTGCCCACCGCCTGA
- a CDS encoding sensor histidine kinase produces MGTITGERMTSAMTRRDTVLAAGTGASACAAAGVAALTHGGHPVAALSTVAAPALALWALLCRARSRERLALPVAAAAVLSLVSTFAVPQDRTDGGWGSYGNLVEAGALAALLTVVVRRSPVRHVLPAGLVAGAAVSLWTWPLVPSLSFLAHVGAAAFWSLPVLGAVVVGGYPRWAERRARGRVRDARRAQQLGIARDLHDFIAHDVSGIVAQAQAAGFVAASAPEQALPALRRIEEAGLNALESMDRMVRMLHDDTWTDGAAPHGVDPLPGPGQLPGLIERFSAADGPRARLALDPGAADTLSRDAGATAYRVVVEALTNVRRHAPRATRVDVVLAATGEDTVEVRVSNDAGDNGQKGPAARWERDDRNGGHGLRGLRERVRVAGGSLSAGPRDGSGWHVVAVLPRTPGPPPVPPERDHDRCDHTHPAGR; encoded by the coding sequence ATGGGGACGATCACGGGGGAGCGCATGACATCGGCGATGACGCGTCGCGACACGGTCCTGGCCGCCGGCACAGGAGCGTCGGCCTGCGCGGCGGCGGGCGTCGCGGCCCTCACCCACGGGGGGCATCCGGTCGCGGCCCTGTCGACGGTCGCGGCGCCCGCGCTGGCCCTCTGGGCGCTGCTGTGCCGGGCGCGGTCCAGGGAGCGCCTGGCACTGCCGGTCGCGGCGGCGGCGGTGCTGTCCCTGGTGAGTACCTTCGCCGTTCCGCAGGACCGGACGGACGGCGGCTGGGGCTCGTACGGGAACCTCGTCGAGGCGGGGGCGCTGGCGGCGCTGCTCACCGTGGTGGTCCGCCGGTCGCCGGTGCGGCACGTGCTGCCGGCCGGGCTCGTGGCCGGGGCGGCCGTCTCGTTGTGGACCTGGCCGTTGGTGCCGTCCCTGTCCTTCCTGGCGCACGTCGGCGCGGCCGCGTTCTGGTCGCTGCCGGTGCTGGGGGCGGTCGTCGTCGGCGGCTACCCCCGGTGGGCCGAGCGCCGGGCACGGGGCCGGGTGCGGGACGCGCGGCGCGCGCAGCAGCTCGGGATCGCCCGCGACCTCCACGACTTCATCGCCCACGACGTCAGCGGCATCGTCGCCCAGGCGCAGGCGGCCGGCTTCGTCGCCGCCTCCGCCCCCGAGCAGGCCCTGCCCGCGCTGAGGCGCATCGAGGAGGCCGGCCTCAACGCACTGGAGTCGATGGACCGCATGGTCCGGATGCTCCACGACGACACCTGGACCGACGGTGCCGCTCCGCACGGCGTCGACCCGCTGCCGGGCCCCGGGCAACTCCCGGGACTGATCGAGCGGTTCTCGGCCGCGGACGGACCCCGGGCCCGTCTCGCCCTCGACCCGGGCGCGGCGGACACCCTCTCCCGCGATGCCGGCGCGACCGCGTACCGCGTCGTCGTGGAGGCGCTGACCAACGTCCGACGGCACGCGCCCCGGGCGACCCGCGTCGATGTCGTCCTCGCCGCCACGGGAGAGGACACCGTCGAGGTCAGGGTGAGCAACGACGCGGGGGACAACGGGCAGAAGGGCCCCGCCGCCCGCTGGGAGCGGGACGACCGGAATGGCGGACACGGCCTGCGGGGCCTGCGCGAGCGGGTGCGGGTGGCCGGCGGGAGCCTGTCCGCCGGACCGCGTGACGGCAGCGGCTGGCACGTCGTCGCCGTCCTGCCCCGGACACCTGGCCCGCCCCCGGTCCCTCCGGAGAGGGATCATGACCGGTGTGACCATACGCATCCTGCTGGCCGATGA
- a CDS encoding response regulator, with translation MTGVTIRILLADDHSDVRSGFRLVLDSQPDMTVVGEAADGATALDLARRLEPDVVLADIRMPRLDGLELTRLLTGPEAVRPTRVVVVTTFDHDEYVHTALRNGACGFLLKRSGPALLIEGVRAAMAGDALISPQITVRLLDRLAAPPRSPASPASADPPAPLTGREQDIARLVARGLTNAEIGAELFITPGTAKTHIANIQAKLKTRNRVGIAAWAWETNLVEPRA, from the coding sequence ATGACCGGTGTGACCATACGCATCCTGCTGGCCGATGACCACAGCGACGTCCGCAGCGGCTTCCGCCTCGTACTCGACTCGCAGCCGGACATGACGGTCGTCGGCGAGGCCGCCGACGGTGCCACCGCGCTGGACCTCGCCCGCCGGCTCGAACCCGACGTCGTGCTGGCGGACATCCGCATGCCCCGCCTCGACGGCCTGGAACTCACCCGCCTGCTCACGGGCCCCGAAGCCGTCCGGCCCACGCGCGTCGTGGTCGTCACGACCTTCGACCACGACGAGTACGTGCACACGGCCCTGCGCAACGGTGCCTGCGGGTTCCTGCTGAAGCGCTCCGGACCGGCCCTGCTCATCGAGGGCGTCCGGGCCGCCATGGCCGGGGACGCGCTCATCAGCCCCCAGATCACCGTGCGCCTGCTCGACCGCCTGGCCGCCCCGCCCCGCTCCCCGGCCTCCCCGGCATCCGCCGACCCGCCCGCCCCGCTCACCGGCCGGGAACAGGACATCGCCCGACTCGTCGCCCGGGGCCTGACCAACGCCGAGATCGGCGCCGAACTCTTCATCACCCCGGGCACGGCCAAGACCCACATCGCCAACATCCAGGCCAAATTGAAGACCCGTAACCGGGTGGGCATCGCCGCCTGGGCCTGGGAGACGAACCTCGTCGAGCCACGGGCGTAG
- a CDS encoding serine/threonine-protein kinase codes for MADTRLIQGRYQLLDLIGRGGMGEVWRARDESLGRQVAVKCLKPMGPHHEQSYLRVLRERFRREARVAAALQHRGITVVHDFGECEGVLYLVMELLDGRNLSQLLEDHRQRPLPVPEVVDIAEQVGAALDYTHRQSVVHRDLKPANIMRVADGTVKICDFGIARLGHDIGFTSRLTGTGIAMGTPHYMSPEQIGGGNVDHRSDLYSLGCVLYELATGAPPFDMDDAWAVLVGHRDTRPEPPRERRPELPEAFERIVLDLLAKEPGDRPDDAGELVRRIARLRAAGRPGGVRGDAPQRTLPEGRVRPVRASVRLPEPPRLPGWARDMTTGSKAVGTGPLQPPPHPAVALTGSWTGAWNGVTDPRRPAAAAAGTERPPPPPEVLAELASRHSAGLSLARLGRWDEAGKVHRGVAAEREHVLGPDHPDTLASRYEVAFTLSRLGRPADALREYAQAADGRERVLGPDHPDTLAARQEIAYVLGQLGRHFEAHQVYADVLAARERTMGADHPDTLRCRHNLAYNLSRLGRLEDSHRMARDVAAARARVLGAEHPDTLVTRYEVGYALGQLGRWAEALHTYHEVAAARVRALGADHPDTLAARYEAGICLGRLGRSAEALALYRDLVEVRTRAQGADHPDTLRARHGLGVNLGRLGRWEEALAEARDVCAIRARVLGPEHPDTLVSRREVAVGLGWLGRWADALAVYREVAQARQRVLGADHPDALASRNDEAHCLEQLGRSAEAHELYRQVAALRQTRSPHGAHHPR; via the coding sequence ATGGCGGACACCAGGCTGATCCAGGGCCGGTACCAGCTGCTCGACCTGATCGGGCGGGGCGGGATGGGCGAGGTGTGGCGGGCCCGCGACGAATCGCTGGGCCGGCAGGTGGCCGTCAAGTGCCTCAAGCCCATGGGGCCCCACCACGAGCAGTCGTATCTGCGCGTGCTGCGTGAGCGGTTCCGGCGCGAGGCCCGGGTCGCGGCCGCGCTCCAGCACCGCGGCATCACCGTCGTCCACGACTTCGGCGAGTGCGAGGGCGTGCTGTACCTGGTCATGGAGCTGCTCGACGGCCGCAACCTCAGCCAGCTCCTGGAGGACCACCGGCAGCGCCCCCTGCCCGTGCCCGAGGTCGTCGACATCGCCGAGCAGGTCGGCGCCGCCCTGGACTACACCCACCGGCAGAGCGTCGTGCACCGCGACCTCAAGCCCGCCAACATCATGCGCGTCGCCGACGGCACCGTGAAGATCTGCGACTTCGGCATCGCCCGCCTCGGCCACGACATCGGCTTCACCAGCCGCCTCACCGGCACCGGCATCGCCATGGGCACCCCGCACTACATGTCGCCCGAGCAGATCGGCGGCGGCAACGTCGACCACCGCAGCGACCTGTACTCGCTGGGCTGCGTCCTCTACGAGCTCGCCACCGGTGCACCGCCCTTCGACATGGACGACGCCTGGGCCGTCCTCGTCGGCCACCGCGACACCCGGCCCGAGCCGCCGCGCGAGCGGCGCCCCGAATTGCCCGAGGCCTTCGAGCGGATCGTCCTGGACCTGCTCGCCAAGGAGCCCGGGGACCGGCCGGACGACGCCGGTGAACTCGTCCGGCGGATCGCGCGGCTGCGCGCGGCGGGCCGGCCCGGCGGGGTTCGCGGGGACGCGCCGCAGCGGACGCTGCCCGAGGGCAGGGTCCGGCCGGTCCGGGCGTCCGTCCGGCTGCCCGAGCCGCCCCGGCTGCCCGGCTGGGCCAGGGACATGACCACCGGTTCCAAGGCGGTCGGCACCGGACCGCTCCAGCCCCCGCCGCATCCCGCCGTCGCCCTCACCGGCTCCTGGACGGGGGCGTGGAACGGCGTCACCGATCCCCGCCGCCCGGCCGCGGCCGCCGCCGGCACCGAGCGCCCGCCGCCGCCCCCCGAGGTCCTCGCCGAGCTGGCGAGCCGGCACAGCGCCGGGCTGAGCCTGGCCCGCCTCGGCCGCTGGGACGAGGCCGGGAAGGTGCACCGCGGTGTGGCCGCCGAGCGCGAGCACGTCCTCGGTCCGGACCACCCCGACACCCTCGCCAGCCGGTACGAAGTGGCCTTCACCCTCAGCCGGCTGGGCCGTCCCGCCGACGCGCTGCGCGAATACGCCCAGGCGGCGGACGGCCGGGAGCGGGTGCTCGGCCCCGACCACCCCGACACCCTCGCCGCCCGCCAGGAGATCGCGTACGTCCTCGGGCAGCTCGGCCGTCACTTCGAGGCCCATCAGGTCTACGCCGATGTGCTCGCCGCCCGGGAGCGCACCATGGGCGCCGACCACCCGGACACGCTGCGCTGCCGTCACAACCTCGCCTACAACCTCAGCAGACTCGGGCGGCTGGAGGACTCCCACCGCATGGCCCGGGACGTGGCCGCGGCGCGCGCCCGTGTGCTGGGCGCCGAGCACCCCGACACGCTCGTCACCCGCTACGAGGTCGGTTACGCGCTGGGCCAGTTGGGCCGCTGGGCCGAGGCGCTGCACACCTACCACGAGGTGGCGGCCGCCCGGGTCCGGGCCCTGGGGGCCGACCATCCCGACACCCTCGCCGCCCGCTACGAGGCCGGTATCTGCCTGGGCCGGCTCGGCCGCAGCGCGGAGGCCCTGGCGCTGTACCGCGACCTCGTGGAGGTCCGCACCCGCGCGCAGGGAGCGGACCATCCCGACACCCTGCGTGCCCGGCACGGGCTCGGCGTCAATCTCGGCCGGCTCGGCCGCTGGGAGGAGGCCCTCGCCGAGGCGCGCGACGTCTGCGCGATCCGCGCCCGGGTGCTCGGTCCGGAGCACCCCGACACGCTCGTCAGCCGCCGTGAGGTCGCGGTCGGGCTCGGCTGGCTCGGCCGCTGGGCCGACGCGCTCGCCGTCTACCGCGAGGTCGCCCAGGCCCGCCAGCGGGTCCTGGGCGCCGATCACCCCGACGCCCTGGCCAGCCGGAACGACGAGGCCCACTGCCTGGAGCAGCTGGGCCGCTCCGCCGAGGCCCACGAGCTGTACCGCCAGGTCGCGGCGCTGCGCCAGACCCGCTCCCCGCACGGGGCCCACCACCCGCGGTGA
- the ltrA gene encoding group II intron reverse transcriptase/maturase, with amino-acid sequence MAVLEPGNGTSDEFERYWAGINWPETERNVVRLRQRIFKASQEGDLKRVRNLQKLMLRSHSNTLSSVRRVTQRSTGKATAGVDGERALTHQGRAKLVAEIASESGLKTKPVRRVYIPKANGKKRPLGIPTIRDRVHQARAKNALEPEWEARFEARSYGFRPGRSCHDAIQAIFNVSAHKSARRLWVLDADLSAAFDRIDHRHLMRAIGGFPGRGMVLRWLKAGVMEGGRFAPTEEGTPQGGVISPLLLNIALHGMGEAAGAVANPQSNAGRVAPVLVRYADDFVALCATEGEAEDVKSRLEEWFRPRGLAFNEEKTKVVHLREGFDFLGFNVRRFNDKMIIKPSPDAVSRCKREMKKNVRQMAGAPVAAVIHRLNPIIRGWSTYYRAVVSKETFGKLDHYMWELLWRWAKRRHRKKGGRWIAARYWGTFRPGSQNRWIFGDRDTGDRLHQFAETKIVRHVSVKGPASKDDPTLTTYWAARRRSRPHPQADGKNRVLLAVRQRGLCPRCGHDLVAGDSYEPQSTREWVLWFTAATRGTHVHHVVHRHQGGSDDKKNLELIHAECHRRHHASDHQPRKLEKQP; translated from the coding sequence GTGGCCGTCCTCGAACCAGGGAACGGAACCTCGGACGAGTTCGAGCGGTACTGGGCCGGGATCAACTGGCCCGAGACCGAGCGGAACGTCGTGCGTCTGCGACAGAGGATCTTCAAGGCGTCCCAGGAAGGGGACCTCAAACGGGTCCGGAACCTTCAGAAGCTCATGCTGCGCTCCCACTCGAACACGCTCTCTAGCGTGCGCAGGGTGACCCAGCGCAGCACGGGGAAGGCAACGGCCGGCGTTGACGGCGAGCGCGCCCTGACCCATCAGGGCAGGGCGAAACTGGTCGCGGAGATCGCCTCCGAGTCCGGGCTCAAGACCAAGCCGGTCAGACGCGTATACATCCCGAAGGCGAACGGGAAGAAGCGGCCACTCGGAATCCCCACGATCAGGGACCGGGTCCACCAGGCCAGAGCGAAAAACGCACTGGAACCTGAATGGGAAGCCCGCTTCGAGGCGCGGAGCTACGGCTTCCGCCCCGGGCGGAGCTGCCACGATGCCATCCAAGCGATCTTCAACGTCTCCGCACATAAGTCTGCGCGGAGGCTGTGGGTCCTCGATGCGGATCTGTCAGCGGCCTTCGACCGGATCGACCATAGACACCTGATGAGGGCGATCGGGGGCTTTCCCGGAAGGGGCATGGTCCTGCGATGGCTCAAGGCGGGGGTTATGGAGGGCGGAAGGTTCGCCCCAACGGAGGAAGGAACTCCGCAGGGGGGAGTCATCAGCCCGCTCCTTCTCAACATCGCCCTGCACGGGATGGGTGAGGCGGCAGGAGCCGTGGCGAATCCGCAGTCCAATGCGGGGCGTGTGGCTCCGGTCCTGGTGAGGTACGCCGACGATTTCGTGGCGCTGTGCGCCACGGAGGGCGAGGCGGAGGACGTCAAGTCGCGGTTGGAGGAATGGTTCAGGCCCAGGGGACTGGCCTTCAATGAGGAGAAAACCAAGGTGGTCCACCTCAGAGAGGGCTTCGATTTCCTCGGCTTCAACGTCCGCCGGTTCAACGACAAGATGATCATCAAGCCGAGCCCGGACGCCGTGAGCCGATGCAAACGCGAGATGAAGAAGAACGTCCGGCAGATGGCGGGCGCTCCGGTGGCGGCGGTAATCCACCGGTTGAACCCGATCATCCGGGGATGGTCAACTTACTATCGCGCCGTCGTCTCCAAGGAAACGTTCGGAAAGCTCGATCACTACATGTGGGAACTGTTGTGGCGATGGGCTAAGCGAAGGCACCGCAAAAAGGGCGGCCGATGGATCGCCGCCCGGTATTGGGGGACCTTCCGTCCGGGCAGTCAGAACCGGTGGATATTCGGCGACCGGGACACCGGTGACAGACTCCACCAGTTCGCCGAGACCAAGATTGTCAGGCACGTGTCCGTCAAGGGCCCGGCGTCGAAGGACGACCCGACCCTGACCACGTATTGGGCGGCCAGGCGACGAAGTCGCCCGCACCCGCAGGCGGACGGAAAGAACCGCGTCCTCCTGGCGGTGCGACAGAGGGGCCTATGCCCCCGCTGTGGTCACGACCTGGTCGCCGGTGACAGCTACGAACCCCAGAGCACCCGCGAATGGGTGCTCTGGTTCACGGCAGCGACGCGGGGGACACACGTCCACCACGTCGTCCACCGGCACCAGGGCGGCTCGGACGACAAGAAGAACCTTGAACTCATCCACGCGGAATGTCACCGGCGACACCACGCCAGTGACCACCAGCCCCGGAAACTGGAGAAACAGCCATGA
- a CDS encoding NAD(P)H-dependent flavin oxidoreductase — protein sequence MQTELSQQLGIEHAVFGFTPFPAVAAAISRAGGLGVLGAVRYSTPDDLARDLDWMQEHTDGKPYGLDVVMPATKVEGVTEADVEAMIPAGHRRFVAETLARYGVPELPDGEASGWRITGWMEEVARSQLDVAFDYPVKLLASALGPPPADVVRRAHDHGMLVAALAGSARHAAHHVAAGIDVVVAQGYEAGGHTGEIATMVLTPELVRAVAPLPVLAAGGIGSGEQIAAGLALGAQGVWLGSIWLTTEEAELNSPALTAKLLAAGSGDTVRSRALTGKPARQLRTAWTDAWDDPAGPGTLPMPLQGLLVAEAVSRVQRYEAEPLLGTPVGQIVGRMTARRSVQAVFDDLTTGFEHALDRLERIAGRAAATDTGTGTGTGTDTGTSTDT from the coding sequence ATGCAGACGGAGTTGAGCCAGCAGCTGGGCATCGAGCACGCCGTCTTCGGCTTCACGCCCTTTCCCGCGGTCGCCGCGGCCATCTCCCGGGCCGGGGGCCTCGGCGTGCTCGGCGCGGTGCGCTACAGCACCCCCGACGACCTCGCCCGGGACCTCGACTGGATGCAGGAGCACACCGACGGCAAGCCGTACGGCCTCGACGTCGTCATGCCTGCCACGAAGGTCGAGGGCGTGACCGAGGCCGACGTCGAGGCGATGATCCCGGCCGGGCACCGCCGGTTCGTCGCGGAGACCCTCGCCCGGTACGGCGTGCCCGAACTCCCCGACGGCGAGGCCTCGGGCTGGCGCATCACCGGATGGATGGAAGAGGTCGCCCGCTCCCAGCTCGACGTCGCCTTCGACTACCCCGTCAAGCTGCTCGCCAGCGCCCTCGGTCCGCCGCCCGCCGACGTCGTCCGGCGCGCCCACGACCACGGCATGCTCGTCGCCGCGCTCGCGGGCAGCGCCCGGCACGCCGCGCACCACGTCGCCGCCGGCATCGACGTCGTCGTCGCCCAGGGCTACGAGGCCGGCGGCCACACCGGCGAGATCGCCACCATGGTGCTGACTCCGGAACTCGTGCGGGCCGTGGCCCCGCTGCCCGTCCTGGCCGCCGGCGGCATCGGCTCCGGCGAGCAGATCGCCGCCGGACTGGCCCTCGGCGCGCAGGGCGTCTGGCTCGGCTCGATCTGGCTCACCACCGAGGAGGCCGAGCTGAACTCCCCGGCGCTGACCGCCAAACTCCTCGCCGCCGGCTCCGGCGACACCGTCCGCTCCCGCGCCCTGACCGGCAAGCCCGCCCGCCAGCTGCGCACCGCGTGGACCGACGCCTGGGACGACCCGGCGGGCCCCGGCACGCTCCCCATGCCGCTCCAGGGGCTGCTGGTCGCCGAGGCCGTCTCCCGTGTGCAGCGGTACGAGGCCGAGCCGCTGCTGGGCACACCCGTCGGCCAGATCGTCGGCCGGATGACCGCGCGGCGCAGCGTCCAAGCCGTCTTCGACGACCTGACGACGGGCTTCGAGCATGCCCTCGACCGCCTGGAGCGCATCGCCGGACGCGCCGCCGCCACGGACACGGGAACAGGCACGGGCACAGGCACGGACACGGGCACGAGCACGGACACCTGA
- a CDS encoding acyl-CoA synthetase, whose product MADTLQHPNGFWAQATADPTRCVLVAPDGREWTAGALHAAANRLVHGLRAAGLRPGAAFAVVLPNGVELLTAYLAAAQAGFYLVPVNHHLVGPEIAWIVADSGAEVLIAHERFAAAATAAADEAGTPADRRYAVGGITGFRPYPALLDGQPATPPADRTLGWVMNYTSGTTGRPRGIRRPLPGRPPEESHLGGFLGIFGIKPFDGNTHLVCSPLYHTAVLQFAAASLHIGHRLVMMDKWTPEEMLRLIDGHRCTHTHMVPTQFQRLLALEEPVRAAYDVSSMRHAVHGAAPCPDHVKRAMIDWWGPCVEEYYAASEGGGAFATAEDWLKKPGTVGRAWPISELAVFDDDGNRLPAGELGTVYMRMTTGGFAYHKDEGKTAKNRIGDFFTVGDIGHLDADGYLFLRDRKIDMIISGGVNIYPAEIESVLLAHPAVADAAVFGIPHEEWGEEVKAVVEPAGGRAPDAALAAEILAHCEDRLARYKRPRSLDFIATMPRDPNGKLYKRRLRAPYWEGRERSV is encoded by the coding sequence ATGGCAGACACCCTCCAGCACCCCAACGGCTTCTGGGCACAGGCCACCGCGGACCCCACCCGGTGCGTGCTCGTCGCACCGGACGGCCGGGAGTGGACCGCGGGCGCTCTGCACGCCGCCGCCAACCGGCTCGTGCACGGGCTGCGCGCCGCCGGGCTCCGGCCGGGCGCCGCCTTCGCCGTCGTCCTGCCCAACGGCGTCGAGCTCCTCACCGCCTACCTCGCCGCCGCCCAGGCCGGGTTCTACCTCGTCCCCGTCAACCACCACCTCGTCGGCCCGGAGATCGCCTGGATCGTCGCCGACTCCGGGGCCGAGGTCCTCATCGCGCACGAACGGTTCGCCGCCGCCGCGACGGCCGCGGCCGACGAGGCCGGCACCCCCGCGGACCGCCGCTACGCCGTCGGCGGCATCACCGGCTTCCGCCCGTACCCCGCCCTCCTCGACGGACAGCCCGCCACCCCGCCCGCCGACCGCACCCTCGGCTGGGTCATGAACTACACCTCCGGCACCACCGGCCGCCCCCGCGGTATCCGCCGCCCGCTGCCCGGCCGGCCGCCCGAGGAGTCCCACCTCGGCGGATTCCTCGGCATCTTCGGCATCAAGCCGTTCGACGGCAACACCCACCTCGTCTGTTCGCCGCTGTACCACACGGCCGTCCTCCAATTCGCCGCCGCCTCCCTGCACATCGGGCACCGGCTGGTGATGATGGACAAGTGGACGCCCGAGGAGATGCTGCGCCTCATCGACGGCCACCGATGCACGCACACGCATATGGTCCCCACCCAGTTCCAGCGGCTGCTGGCCCTGGAGGAGCCGGTCCGGGCCGCGTACGACGTCTCGTCGATGCGGCACGCCGTGCACGGCGCGGCCCCCTGCCCCGACCACGTCAAACGGGCGATGATCGACTGGTGGGGGCCCTGTGTCGAGGAGTACTACGCCGCGAGCGAGGGCGGCGGCGCCTTCGCCACCGCCGAGGACTGGCTGAAGAAGCCCGGCACGGTCGGCAGGGCCTGGCCCATCAGCGAACTCGCCGTCTTCGACGACGACGGCAACCGGCTGCCCGCCGGTGAACTCGGCACCGTCTACATGCGGATGACCACCGGCGGCTTCGCCTACCACAAGGACGAGGGCAAGACGGCGAAGAACCGCATCGGTGACTTCTTCACCGTCGGCGACATCGGCCACCTCGACGCGGACGGGTACCTCTTCCTCCGCGACCGCAAGATCGACATGATCATCTCGGGTGGCGTCAACATCTACCCCGCGGAGATCGAATCCGTCCTCCTGGCCCATCCCGCCGTCGCCGACGCCGCCGTCTTCGGCATCCCGCACGAGGAATGGGGCGAGGAGGTCAAGGCCGTCGTCGAACCCGCCGGAGGCCGGGCACCGGACGCGGCGCTCGCCGCGGAGATCCTCGCCCACTGCGAGGACCGGCTCGCGCGCTACAAGCGCCCGAGGTCCCTCGACTTCATCGCCACCATGCCCCGCGACCCCAACGGCAAGCTCTACAAGCGGCGCCTGCGCGCACCGTACTGGGAAGGCCGGGAGCGCTCGGTCTGA